The following are encoded together in the Mesoplodon densirostris isolate mMesDen1 chromosome 2, mMesDen1 primary haplotype, whole genome shotgun sequence genome:
- the IER5 gene encoding immediate early response gene 5 protein translates to MEFKLEAHRIVSISLGKIYNSRVQRGGIKLHKNLLVSLVLRSARQVYLSDPCPGLYLTGHPGAPALPQQPGDSVAGPPAGWGEPPPPAACAAWPEPEPQLELPAVPEVPRAGDAEPAATVTGAGDTLLSGEAEAAEAAWRRVEGPRETAVGGAGVPAGGSDVFPQGPGAARRPCGWPPGDEDKMSASPRVDGCRAPRPAGPESPVPPPVCPRKRGAEGVGGGPSDCPAPGSTPLKKPRRNSEEQPVGAAATAAQEEEEMETGNVASLISIFGSSFSGLLRKSPGGGREEAEGEESGPEAAEPGQNYCDKPVLRDINPWSTAIVAF, encoded by the coding sequence ATGGAGTTCAAACTGGAGGCTCACCGCATCGTCAGCATCTCCCTGGGCAAGATCTACAACTCGCGGGTCCAGCGCGGCGGCATCAAGCTGCACAAGAACCTCCTGGTCTCGTTGGTGCTCCGCAGCGCCCGCCAGGTCTACCTGAGCGACCCGTGCCCCGGCCTCTACCTGACCGGTCACCCGGGGGCCCCGGCGCTGCCGCAGCAGCCTGGGGATTCGGTGGCCGGGCCACCCGCGGGCTGGGGGGAGCCACCTCCGCCGGCCGCCTGTGCCGCCTGGCCGGAGCCCGAGCCCCAGCTGGAGCTCCCTGCCGTCCCAGAAGTGCCACGGGCGGGTGACGCGGAGCCCGCGGCCACGGTGACGGGCGCCGGGGACACTCTTCTGAGCGGAGAGGCGGAGGCGGCGGAAGCTGCCTGGCGCCGCGTGGAGGGACCGCGAGAGACGGCGGTTGGAGGAGCCGGGGTTCCCGCCGGAGGCTCAGACGTCTTCCCCCAGGGGCCTGGGGCAGCGCGCCGCCCCTGCGGCTGGCCCCCGGGGGACGAGGACAAAATGAGCGCATCTCCCCGCGTTGACGGCTGCCGCGCGCCGCGCCCCGCCGGGCCCGAGTCCCCCGTGCCGCCCCCCGTCTGCCCCAGGAAGCGCGGCGCGGAGGGGGTGGGCGGCGGCCCCTCGGACTGCCCGGCGCCCGGCTCGACCCCGCTCAAGAAACCCCGCCGGAACTCTGAAGAACAGCCGGTCGGGGCGGCGGCGACGGCCgcgcaggaggaggaggagatggagacCGGTAACGTGGCTAGCCTCATTAGCATCTTCGGTTCCAGCTTCTCGGGACTCTTACGGAAAAGCCCCGGGGGCGGCCGGGAGGAAGCGGAGGGAGAGGAGAGCGGTCCGGAAGCCGCCGAGCC